From Streptomyces sp. HUAS MG91, the proteins below share one genomic window:
- a CDS encoding DEAD/DEAH box helicase: MTEDLSPAERYAAARKRAVEQATALASFREMYDFGLDPFQIEACQALEAGKGVLVAAPTGSGKTIVGEFAVHLALQQGKKCFYTTPIKALSNQKYQDLAKRYGADKVGLLTGDNSVNSDAPVVVMTTEVLRNMLYAGSQALINLGYVVMDEVHYLSDRFRGAVWEEVIIHLQESVTLVSLSATVSNAEEFGDWLDTVRGDTEVIVSEHRPVPLFQHVLAGRRMYDLFEEGEGSKKAVNPDLTRMARMEASRPSYQDRKRGRNMREADRERERRQRSRIWTPGRPEVIERLDSEGLLPAITFIFSRAACEAAVQQCLYAGLRLNDEEARARVREIVEERTASIPDEDLHVLGYYEWLEGLERGIAAHHAGMLPTFKEVVEELFVRGLVKAVFATETLALGINMPARSVVLEKLVKWNGEQHADITPGEYTQLTGRAGRRGIDVEGHAVVLWQRGFSPEHLAGLAGTRTYPLRSSFKPSYNMAVNLVEQFGRHRSRELLETSFAQFQADKSVVGISRQVQRNEEGLEGYQASMTCHLGDFEEYARLRRELKDRETELAKQGAAQRRAQAAAALEKLKPGDVIHVPTGKFAGLALVLDPGLPAGRSNGHRGFEHHDGPRPLVLTAERQVKRLASMDFPVPVEALERMRIPKSFNPRSPQSRRDLASALRTKAGHIVPDRHRKGRAPAADDREIARLRTELRAHPCHGCDEREDHARWAERYHRLRRDTEQLERRIEGRTNTIARTFDRIVKLLTEMDYLRGDEVTEHGKRLARLYGELDLLASECLRDRVWEDLDPAELAACVSALVFEARVGDDALAPKVPSGKAKAALGEMVRIWGRLDALEEDFRINQAEGVGQREPDLGFAWAVYQWASGKGLDEVLREAEMPAGDFVRWCKQVIDVLGQIAAAAPREGSTVSRNARKAVDAVLRGVVAYSSVG, translated from the coding sequence ATGACAGAGGACCTCTCACCGGCCGAGCGGTATGCGGCAGCCCGTAAGCGGGCCGTCGAGCAGGCCACCGCGCTAGCTTCCTTCCGCGAGATGTACGACTTCGGTCTCGACCCCTTCCAGATCGAGGCGTGTCAGGCACTGGAGGCGGGCAAGGGTGTCCTGGTGGCCGCGCCCACCGGCTCAGGCAAGACGATCGTCGGCGAGTTCGCCGTGCACCTCGCCCTCCAGCAGGGCAAGAAGTGCTTCTACACGACACCCATCAAGGCGCTGTCGAACCAGAAGTACCAGGACCTCGCGAAGCGCTACGGCGCGGACAAGGTCGGCCTGCTGACCGGCGACAACAGCGTGAACAGCGACGCGCCGGTGGTCGTCATGACCACCGAAGTGCTGCGGAACATGCTGTACGCGGGCTCCCAGGCGCTGATCAATCTCGGCTACGTGGTCATGGACGAGGTGCACTACCTCTCCGACCGCTTCCGGGGCGCCGTCTGGGAAGAGGTGATCATCCACCTCCAGGAGTCGGTCACCCTGGTCTCCCTGTCGGCGACGGTGTCGAACGCGGAGGAGTTCGGCGACTGGCTCGACACCGTGCGCGGCGACACCGAGGTGATCGTCTCCGAGCACCGGCCCGTACCGCTGTTCCAGCACGTGCTCGCCGGGCGCCGGATGTACGACCTCTTCGAGGAGGGCGAGGGCAGCAAGAAGGCCGTCAACCCCGACCTCACGCGCATGGCGCGGATGGAGGCCAGCCGCCCCTCGTACCAGGACCGCAAGCGCGGGCGGAACATGCGGGAGGCCGACCGCGAGCGGGAGCGCCGGCAGCGCTCCCGGATCTGGACGCCGGGACGGCCCGAGGTCATCGAGCGGCTCGACTCCGAAGGACTGCTCCCCGCGATCACCTTCATCTTCAGCCGGGCGGCCTGCGAGGCCGCCGTGCAGCAGTGCCTGTACGCGGGCCTGCGGCTGAACGACGAGGAGGCGCGGGCCAGAGTCCGGGAGATCGTCGAGGAGCGCACCGCCTCCATCCCGGACGAGGACCTGCACGTCCTGGGCTACTACGAGTGGCTCGAGGGGCTGGAGCGCGGGATCGCCGCCCACCACGCCGGCATGCTGCCGACCTTCAAGGAGGTCGTCGAGGAGCTGTTCGTGCGCGGCCTGGTCAAGGCGGTCTTCGCCACGGAGACCCTGGCGCTCGGCATCAACATGCCGGCCCGCTCGGTGGTCCTGGAGAAGCTCGTGAAGTGGAACGGCGAGCAGCACGCCGACATCACCCCGGGCGAGTACACGCAGCTGACCGGGCGGGCCGGGCGGCGCGGCATCGACGTCGAGGGCCACGCCGTGGTGCTGTGGCAGCGCGGTTTCAGCCCCGAGCACCTGGCGGGTCTCGCGGGGACGCGCACCTATCCGCTGCGCTCCAGCTTCAAGCCGTCGTACAACATGGCGGTCAATCTGGTCGAGCAGTTCGGGCGGCACCGCTCGCGCGAACTCCTGGAGACGTCGTTCGCCCAGTTCCAGGCCGACAAGTCGGTCGTCGGGATCTCCCGGCAGGTGCAGAGGAACGAGGAGGGCCTGGAGGGCTACCAGGCCTCGATGACCTGTCACCTCGGCGACTTCGAGGAGTACGCGCGGCTGCGCCGCGAGCTGAAGGACCGGGAGACCGAGCTGGCCAAGCAGGGCGCCGCGCAGCGCCGGGCGCAGGCCGCCGCCGCGCTGGAGAAGCTCAAGCCCGGCGACGTGATCCACGTGCCGACGGGGAAGTTCGCGGGCCTCGCGCTCGTGCTCGACCCGGGGCTGCCGGCCGGCCGGTCCAACGGGCACCGCGGGTTCGAGCACCACGACGGCCCGCGCCCCCTGGTGCTGACCGCGGAGCGCCAGGTCAAGCGGCTCGCCTCGATGGACTTCCCGGTGCCCGTGGAGGCGCTGGAGCGGATGCGGATCCCGAAGTCGTTCAATCCGCGCTCCCCGCAGTCGCGGCGGGACCTCGCCTCGGCGCTGCGGACCAAGGCCGGGCACATCGTGCCCGACCGGCACCGCAAGGGCCGCGCCCCCGCCGCCGACGACCGGGAGATCGCCCGGCTCCGCACCGAGCTGCGGGCCCACCCGTGCCACGGCTGCGACGAGCGGGAGGACCACGCCCGCTGGGCCGAGCGGTATCACCGGCTGCGCCGGGACACCGAGCAGCTGGAGCGGCGCATCGAGGGGCGGACCAACACGATCGCGCGAACCTTCGACCGCATCGTGAAGCTGCTGACCGAGATGGACTATCTGCGCGGCGACGAGGTCACCGAGCACGGCAAGCGGCTCGCGCGGCTCTACGGTGAGCTCGATCTGCTCGCCAGCGAGTGCCTGCGGGACCGGGTCTGGGAGGACCTGGACCCGGCCGAACTCGCCGCGTGCGTCTCCGCGTTGGTGTTCGAGGCGCGGGTCGGCGACGACGCGCTCGCGCCCAAGGTGCCCTCGGGCAAGGCCAAGGCCGCGCTCGGCGAGATGGTGCGGATCTGGGGGCGGCTCGACGCGCTGGAGGAGGACTTCCGGATCAACCAGGCGGAGGGCGTCGGCCAGCGGGAGCCCGATCTCGGGTTCGCCTGGGCCGTCTACCAGTGGGCCTCGGGCAAGGGGCTCGACGAGGTGCTGCGGGAGGCCGAGATGCCGGCCGGCGACTTCGTCCGCTGGTGCAAGCAGGTGATCGATGTGCTGGGGCAGATCGCGGCGGCGGCTCCCAGGGAGGGCTCCACCGTGTCGCGCAATGCCCGCAAGGCCGTGGATGCCGTGCTGCGCGGGGTGGTGGCGTACTCGTCGGTGGGGTGA
- a CDS encoding diacylglycerol kinase, producing MSSEITLFVNPTAGRGRGAGAAQPAASALRAAGFSVRSVIGEDAPDALARARAAVREGTGALVAVGGDGLVNLALQAVAGTGTPLGVVAVGTGNDFARSLGLPIREPAVAGALVAHALKQERIREIDLGRIGDHWFGTVLASGFDSRVNDRGNRMRLPLGRFKYDLAIGLELAAFKPTRFRLTLDDGAVREIDATLVAVGNGTSYGGGMRICADAAMDDGLFDVTVVGDCSRATLLRVFPRVYKGTHLTHPVVSVYRAARVELAADAITGYADGEPVGALPLVAECVSGAVRVLTG from the coding sequence GTGAGCAGTGAGATCACCCTCTTCGTCAATCCCACCGCGGGACGCGGCCGGGGCGCAGGCGCTGCGCAGCCGGCCGCTTCCGCGTTGCGGGCCGCCGGGTTCTCCGTACGGAGCGTCATCGGGGAGGACGCGCCCGACGCCCTGGCACGCGCGCGAGCCGCCGTGCGGGAGGGAACCGGCGCGCTCGTCGCCGTCGGCGGGGACGGCCTGGTGAATCTCGCGCTGCAGGCGGTCGCCGGGACGGGCACGCCGCTCGGCGTCGTCGCGGTCGGCACCGGCAACGACTTCGCGCGCTCGCTCGGGCTGCCGATCCGCGAGCCGGCCGTGGCGGGCGCGCTGGTCGCCCACGCGCTGAAGCAGGAGCGGATACGGGAGATCGACCTCGGCCGGATCGGCGACCACTGGTTCGGCACCGTGCTCGCCTCCGGCTTCGACTCCCGGGTCAACGACCGCGGCAACCGGATGCGGCTGCCGCTCGGCCGCTTCAAGTACGACCTGGCGATCGGCCTCGAACTGGCCGCCTTCAAGCCGACCCGGTTCCGGCTCACCCTGGACGACGGGGCCGTGCGGGAGATCGACGCCACCCTCGTCGCGGTCGGCAACGGAACCTCGTACGGCGGCGGCATGCGGATCTGCGCCGACGCCGCGATGGACGACGGGCTCTTCGACGTGACCGTCGTCGGCGACTGCTCCCGGGCGACCCTGCTGCGCGTCTTCCCGCGCGTGTACAAGGGGACGCATCTGACGCATCCCGTGGTCAGTGTGTACCGGGCGGCGCGGGTGGAGCTGGCCGCGGACGCCATCACGGGGTACGCGGACGGCGAGCCCGTCGGGGCGTTGCCGCTGGTCGCGGAGTGCGTGTCCGGAGCCGTGCGGGTCCTTACCGGATAA
- the tatC gene encoding twin-arginine translocase subunit TatC, which yields MLKTARKQEKDPEGRMPLADHLRELRNRLAKALLAVVAITIVAAFFYDDIIDLITKPILDSVGCEQTFSQLAQVKKEPCAEITINGLLAPFTLALKISLMAGIVFASPVWLYQLWGFIAPGLHKHEKKYAYGFVGTGVPLFLAGAYFAYAVLPTTAKVLIGFTPGNASNLLPLDDLLDLVTRMVIVFGLSFELPLLLVFLNLIGAITGKRMLGWWRAMIMGITVFAAVATPSTDPLSMMALAAPIWVLYFAATIFSLLNDRRRRRNNPDADLDDDEASDLDLTPERVGDVESVSASRTPLPEQTTTDRVNGYDDVT from the coding sequence TTGCTCAAGACTGCCCGCAAGCAGGAGAAGGACCCCGAGGGGCGGATGCCGCTCGCGGATCACCTGCGTGAGCTTCGCAACCGGCTGGCGAAGGCGCTGCTCGCCGTTGTCGCCATCACGATCGTCGCCGCGTTCTTCTACGACGACATCATCGATCTGATCACCAAGCCGATCCTCGACTCGGTCGGATGTGAGCAGACGTTCTCGCAGTTGGCTCAGGTGAAGAAAGAGCCCTGCGCGGAAATCACCATCAACGGTCTGCTGGCCCCCTTCACGCTGGCCCTGAAGATCTCGCTGATGGCGGGCATCGTGTTCGCCTCGCCGGTCTGGCTGTACCAGCTGTGGGGCTTCATCGCGCCCGGACTGCACAAGCACGAGAAGAAGTACGCCTACGGGTTCGTGGGCACCGGCGTCCCGCTGTTCCTGGCCGGCGCCTACTTCGCGTACGCGGTACTGCCCACCACGGCGAAGGTGCTGATCGGCTTCACCCCGGGCAACGCGTCCAACCTGCTGCCCCTCGACGACCTGCTCGACCTCGTGACGCGCATGGTGATCGTCTTCGGCCTCTCCTTCGAGCTGCCGCTGCTGCTGGTGTTCCTCAACCTCATCGGGGCCATCACGGGCAAGCGCATGCTCGGCTGGTGGCGGGCGATGATCATGGGCATCACGGTCTTCGCGGCGGTCGCCACGCCCAGCACGGACCCGCTGTCGATGATGGCGCTGGCCGCCCCGATCTGGGTGCTGTACTTCGCGGCGACGATCTTCTCGCTGCTCAACGACCGACGCAGGCGGCGCAACAACCCGGACGCGGACCTCGACGACGACGAGGCCTCCGACCTCGACCTGACCCCCGAGCGGGTCGGTGACGTCGAGAGCGTGAGCGCGAGCCGGACCCCGCTGCCCGAGCAGACGACGACGGACCGGGTCAACGGTTACGACGATGTGACCTGA
- the tatA gene encoding Sec-independent protein translocase subunit TatA, whose protein sequence is MFGKLGAPEIILILVVIILLFGAKKLPDMARSLGKSARILKSEAKAMKSEGNTNAAAPSDPPVQDEQGQAARTIQAAPGDVTSSRPVTEPTNTTKS, encoded by the coding sequence ATGTTCGGAAAGCTCGGCGCACCTGAGATCATCCTGATCCTTGTCGTCATCATCCTGCTGTTCGGCGCGAAGAAGCTTCCGGACATGGCGCGCTCGCTGGGCAAGTCCGCCCGCATCCTCAAGAGCGAGGCCAAGGCGATGAAGAGCGAGGGCAACACCAACGCCGCCGCTCCGTCCGACCCGCCGGTCCAGGACGAGCAGGGCCAGGCCGCGCGCACCATCCAGGCCGCTCCCGGCGACGTCACCAGCTCGCGTCCGGTGACCGAGCCGACGAACACGACGAAGAGCTGA
- a CDS encoding WYL domain-containing protein → MAANAIDQTRRMLSLVTYLRERPGARVEDVARAFGITQDELISDLDVLPLCGTSFRGGDLLDIDTDGDRIWWHNPDDVAAALRISADEATALLVAARAVATLPGLREGDRLALLRATAKLEAAAGEVAGASARLSVTFESEGGVFADVDRAISERRRLWIRYYSPARDEVTEREIDPIRLVSVGHTYVEAWCRRSEARRTFRLDRVAEIRILDEASAPPEIELRDLSEGLVQPAAEDPEVVIEVGPGGRWVAEYYPHDSAEELADGGLRITLRTPDPSSLRRLALRLGRDGHIVAPAELADSARDAAREALAAYDGAA, encoded by the coding sequence ATGGCTGCCAACGCCATCGACCAGACCCGGCGGATGCTGTCCCTCGTGACGTACCTGCGCGAGCGCCCCGGCGCGCGTGTGGAGGACGTGGCCCGGGCCTTCGGCATCACCCAGGACGAGCTGATCTCCGACCTGGACGTGCTGCCGCTGTGCGGGACGAGCTTCCGCGGCGGTGACCTCCTCGACATCGACACCGACGGCGACCGCATCTGGTGGCACAACCCGGACGACGTCGCCGCGGCGCTGCGGATCTCCGCCGACGAGGCGACCGCCCTGCTGGTGGCCGCACGCGCGGTGGCCACGCTCCCCGGGCTGCGCGAGGGCGACCGGCTCGCCCTGCTGCGCGCGACCGCGAAGCTGGAGGCGGCGGCCGGCGAGGTGGCCGGTGCCAGCGCGCGGCTCAGCGTCACCTTCGAGTCCGAGGGCGGTGTCTTCGCCGACGTCGACCGGGCGATCTCCGAGCGGCGCCGGCTGTGGATCCGCTACTACTCGCCCGCCCGCGACGAGGTCACCGAGCGCGAGATCGATCCGATCCGGCTCGTCTCCGTCGGCCACACCTACGTAGAGGCGTGGTGCCGCAGGTCGGAGGCGCGGCGCACGTTCCGGCTCGACCGGGTCGCCGAGATCAGGATCCTCGACGAGGCGTCGGCGCCGCCGGAGATCGAACTGCGCGACCTCTCCGAGGGGCTCGTGCAGCCCGCCGCCGAGGACCCGGAGGTCGTGATCGAGGTCGGGCCCGGCGGACGCTGGGTCGCCGAGTACTACCCGCACGACAGCGCCGAGGAGTTGGCGGACGGTGGTCTGCGGATCACGCTGCGCACGCCGGACCCCTCGTCGCTGCGCCGGCTCGCGCTGCGGCTCGGCCGGGACGGGCACATCGTGGCCCCCGCCGAACTCGCGGACAGCGCGCGGGACGCGGCCCGGGAGGCGCTGGCCGCGTACGACGGGGCGGCGTGA
- a CDS encoding WYL domain-containing protein: protein MAIAKAERLMNLALCLLGTRRPLSKRELRGSIEAYLEAGSDDSFNRMFERDKDDLRELGLVIETVENLDGEVGYLARRDSNHLPPLTLDAEEAAALGLAAKVWQQARLAGAASGALQKLRAAGMPEDVDPYESHGALEPRIPAHEASFEPLMLACRDRRPVVFDYRKATAARPEQRHVEPWALECWRGHWYLAGWDRDRQAERVFRLSRITGKVRSRAGQFTAPVPDVVTVRETVAGWAGETADRSALIRLRADAGYPLRAKASSVRALGDGWDELEIPYGHGLDAWLVEFGPDVVVLEPAELRADVVDRLRAVAKG, encoded by the coding sequence ATGGCGATTGCCAAGGCCGAGCGGCTGATGAATCTGGCGCTGTGTCTGCTCGGGACGCGCCGCCCGCTCAGCAAGCGCGAGCTGCGCGGCTCCATCGAGGCCTACCTGGAAGCCGGCAGCGACGACTCCTTCAACCGCATGTTCGAGCGCGACAAGGACGACCTGCGCGAGCTCGGCCTGGTCATCGAGACCGTGGAGAACCTGGACGGCGAGGTCGGCTATCTGGCCCGCCGCGACAGCAACCACCTGCCGCCGCTCACCCTCGACGCCGAGGAGGCCGCGGCCCTCGGGCTCGCCGCCAAGGTGTGGCAGCAGGCCCGCCTCGCCGGTGCCGCCAGCGGCGCCCTGCAGAAGCTGCGCGCCGCCGGGATGCCCGAGGACGTCGACCCCTACGAGAGCCACGGCGCGCTGGAACCCCGCATTCCCGCGCACGAGGCGTCCTTCGAACCGCTGATGCTGGCCTGCCGCGACCGGCGCCCCGTCGTCTTCGACTACCGCAAGGCGACCGCCGCCCGGCCCGAGCAACGGCATGTCGAGCCGTGGGCGCTCGAGTGCTGGCGCGGCCACTGGTACCTGGCGGGCTGGGACCGCGACCGGCAGGCCGAGCGGGTCTTCCGGCTGTCGCGGATCACCGGCAAGGTGCGCTCGCGCGCCGGACAGTTCACGGCGCCGGTGCCGGACGTCGTCACCGTCCGCGAGACCGTCGCGGGCTGGGCGGGCGAGACCGCCGACCGCTCCGCGCTGATCAGGCTGCGCGCGGACGCCGGCTATCCGCTGCGCGCCAAGGCCTCGTCCGTCCGCGCGCTGGGCGACGGCTGGGACGAGCTGGAGATTCCGTACGGGCACGGGCTCGACGCCTGGCTCGTGGAGTTCGGGCCGGACGTCGTGGTGCTCGAACCGGCCGAGCTGCGGGCCGACGTCGTCGACCGGCTGCGCGCCGTGGCCAAGGGCTGA
- a CDS encoding FKBP-type peptidyl-prolyl cis-trans isomerase: protein MSIDKPEVDFPVGEPPADLQIKDIWEGEGAEAKAGDTVSVHYVGVAFSSGEEFDASWNRGTPLQFQLGAGQVIAGWDKGVQGMKVGGRRELTIPAHLAYGDRGAGGGRIAPGETLIFVCDLVSV, encoded by the coding sequence GTGAGCATCGACAAGCCCGAGGTCGACTTCCCCGTAGGCGAGCCGCCGGCGGACCTCCAGATCAAGGACATCTGGGAGGGCGAGGGCGCCGAGGCGAAGGCGGGCGACACCGTCTCCGTCCACTACGTGGGCGTGGCCTTCAGTTCCGGCGAGGAGTTCGACGCCTCCTGGAACCGCGGCACCCCGCTGCAGTTCCAGCTCGGTGCCGGCCAGGTCATCGCCGGCTGGGACAAGGGCGTGCAGGGCATGAAGGTCGGCGGCCGTCGCGAGCTGACCATCCCGGCGCACCTCGCGTACGGCGACCGTGGCGCGGGCGGCGGCCGGATCGCCCCCGGCGAGACGCTGATCTTCGTCTGCGACCTGGTCTCCGTCTGA
- a CDS encoding FKBP-type peptidyl-prolyl cis-trans isomerase has product MRRRLAALLIVPALALTATACGSDDGKKDAADKADSSAQSTAVPKPVDTADPMPKVSGAYGKTATITLPKSDPSDKFVVHTVSEGSGATVKKNDLVSFNYTGKIWKGAKDLGSTYGAKGGGDQLVTAGAAGQFPAFADAVVGQKEGSRVLVVAPPAAGFGSQGNPQFGVSAKDTLVFAVDVKKVEPKKVEGTQAAIPSNLPQIKADEEAPATISVPKNDPPKKLVDQVLIKGKGAEIKSGQSVSMQYSGAVWKQNEGKAKAALFDSSWNRGGQPFSTTIGQGQVIKGWDTGIVGKHVGDRVLLVIPADQAYGSKDQGKTLPANSTLVFVVDILSAH; this is encoded by the coding sequence GTGCGACGCCGACTTGCAGCTCTACTGATCGTGCCGGCACTGGCGCTGACCGCGACCGCCTGCGGCAGCGACGACGGCAAGAAGGACGCCGCGGACAAGGCGGACTCCTCCGCGCAGTCCACCGCCGTGCCCAAGCCGGTCGACACCGCGGACCCGATGCCGAAGGTCTCGGGCGCGTACGGCAAGACGGCCACGATCACGCTGCCCAAGAGCGACCCGAGCGACAAGTTCGTCGTGCACACGGTCTCCGAGGGCAGCGGTGCCACGGTGAAGAAGAACGACCTGGTGTCGTTCAACTACACCGGCAAGATCTGGAAGGGCGCCAAGGACCTCGGCTCGACCTACGGCGCGAAGGGCGGCGGTGACCAGCTCGTCACCGCGGGTGCCGCCGGCCAGTTCCCGGCGTTCGCCGACGCCGTCGTGGGCCAGAAGGAGGGCAGCCGCGTCCTCGTCGTGGCCCCGCCGGCCGCGGGCTTCGGCAGCCAGGGCAACCCGCAGTTCGGCGTCTCGGCCAAGGACACGCTGGTCTTCGCCGTGGACGTGAAGAAGGTGGAGCCCAAGAAGGTCGAGGGCACCCAGGCCGCCATTCCGTCGAACCTGCCGCAGATCAAGGCCGACGAGGAAGCCCCGGCCACGATCTCCGTGCCGAAGAACGACCCGCCGAAGAAGCTGGTCGACCAGGTGCTGATCAAGGGCAAGGGCGCCGAGATCAAGAGCGGCCAGAGCGTGAGCATGCAGTACAGCGGCGCGGTCTGGAAGCAGAACGAGGGCAAGGCGAAGGCCGCCCTGTTCGACTCCTCCTGGAACCGCGGCGGCCAGCCCTTCTCGACGACCATCGGCCAGGGCCAGGTCATCAAGGGCTGGGACACCGGCATCGTCGGCAAGCACGTCGGCGACCGGGTGCTCCTGGTGATCCCCGCCGACCAGGCCTACGGCAGCAAGGACCAGGGCAAGACGCTGCCGGCCAATTCGACGCTGGTCTTCGTCGTCGACATCCTCTCGGCGCACTGA
- the pafA gene encoding Pup--protein ligase, whose protein sequence is MDRRIFGLENEYGVTCTFRGQRRLSPDEVARYLFRRVVSWGRSSNVFLRNGARLYLDVGSHPEYATPECDNVTELVTHDKAGERILEGLLVDAERRLHEEGIAGDVYLFKNNTDSAGNSYGCHENYLVARHGEFSRLADILIPFLVTRQLLCGAGKVLQTPRGAVYCVSQRAEHIWEGVSSATTRSRPIINTRDEPHADAERYRRLHVIVGDSNMSETTMLLKVGATDLVLRMIEAGTVMRDLTLENPIRAIREVSHDITGRRKVRLASGREASALEVQREYYEKAVDFVERRGIRTGTVDQVLELWGRTLDAIEAEDLDRIGTEIDWVMKYKLIERYRAKHNMTMSHPRVAQIDLAYHDIHRRRGLYYLLEKKGQATRICNDLKIFEGKSVPPQTTRARLRGDFIRRAQEQRRDFTVDWVHLKLNDQAQRTVLCKDPFRSVDDRVEKLIAGM, encoded by the coding sequence ATGGACCGCCGCATTTTCGGGCTGGAGAACGAGTACGGCGTCACATGTACGTTCAGGGGACAGCGCCGCCTGTCTCCTGACGAGGTGGCGCGGTACCTCTTCCGCCGTGTCGTGTCATGGGGCCGCAGCAGCAATGTCTTTCTGCGGAACGGCGCCCGCCTCTATCTGGACGTGGGATCGCATCCGGAATACGCAACTCCCGAATGTGACAACGTGACCGAGCTGGTCACCCACGACAAAGCAGGCGAGCGCATTCTCGAAGGCTTGCTCGTCGACGCAGAGCGCCGTCTGCACGAGGAGGGCATCGCAGGCGACGTATACCTGTTCAAGAACAACACCGACTCGGCCGGCAACTCCTACGGCTGCCACGAGAATTACCTGGTGGCGCGGCACGGGGAGTTCTCGCGACTCGCGGACATTCTCATTCCGTTCCTGGTCACGCGTCAGTTGCTGTGCGGCGCGGGCAAGGTGCTGCAGACACCGCGCGGTGCCGTGTACTGCGTCAGTCAGCGCGCCGAGCACATCTGGGAGGGCGTCAGCTCCGCGACGACCCGCTCCCGGCCGATCATCAACACCCGCGACGAGCCGCACGCGGACGCCGAGCGCTACCGCAGGCTGCACGTCATCGTCGGCGACTCGAACATGTCCGAGACGACCATGCTCCTCAAGGTCGGCGCCACCGACCTCGTGCTGCGCATGATCGAGGCGGGCACGGTGATGCGCGACCTGACCCTGGAGAACCCGATCCGGGCCATCCGCGAGGTCAGCCACGACATCACGGGCCGCCGCAAGGTCCGCCTCGCCAGCGGCCGCGAGGCCTCGGCGCTGGAGGTCCAGCGCGAGTACTACGAGAAGGCCGTCGACTTCGTGGAGCGTCGGGGCATCCGCACCGGCACCGTCGACCAGGTCCTGGAGCTGTGGGGCCGCACGCTCGACGCGATCGAGGCGGAGGACCTCGACCGCATCGGCACCGAGATCGACTGGGTCATGAAGTACAAGCTCATCGAGCGGTACCGGGCCAAGCACAACATGACCATGTCGCACCCGAGGGTCGCGCAGATCGACCTCGCCTACCACGACATCCACCGCCGTCGTGGGCTCTACTACCTCCTGGAGAAGAAGGGCCAGGCCACGAGGATCTGCAACGACCTGAAGATCTTCGAGGGCAAGTCGGTGCCGCCGCAGACCACGCGCGCGCGGCTGCGCGGCGACTTCATCCGCCGGGCCCAGGAGCAGCGCCGTGACTTCACGGTCGACTGGGTGCACCTGAAGCTGAACGACCAGGCGCAGCGCACGGTGCTGTGCAAGGACCCGTTCCGCAGCGTGGACGACCGGGTGGAGAAGCTGATCGCGGGGATGTAG